A DNA window from Daucus carota subsp. sativus chromosome 3, DH1 v3.0, whole genome shotgun sequence contains the following coding sequences:
- the LOC108211874 gene encoding zinc finger protein CONSTANS-LIKE 12 has translation MSKCELCKSSARVYCESDEARLCWSCDAKVHSANFLVARHVRNLLCHSCQAPTAWNGSGEKLGRTISLCERCVVAGCVKFAEKVEREGERDGSSESGTDFDSSEEDDDENILDKKVLDSCNQVVPLASSTSLLPPVSSSSSEDRSRIDMNVSLKRSPDFAVDLNSKDDVDSSCIAGEENSHSSSLRPFKFRKLEVNETGRPQGTSTGLRISERARRIRRLGDVTESIRGVGAYECVEFDLNECPFDQHE, from the exons ATGAGTAAGTGTGAGCTTTGTAAGAGTAGCGCTAGGGTTTACTGCGAGTCCGACGAGGCGCGGTTGTGTTGGTCATGTGATGCAAAAGTGCACTCGGCTAACTTTCTGGTGGCGAGGCACGTGCGGAACCTTCTGTGCCACTCGTGCCAGGCTCCGACGGCGTGGAATGGCTCCGGGGAGAAGCTTGGGCGGACGATTTCGCTTTGCGAGCGTTGTGTTGTTGCAGGCTGTGTGAAGTTTGCGGAGAAAgtggagagggagggggagagggaTGGGAGCTCAGAGTCCGGAACGGATTTTGATAGtagtgaagaagatgatgatgaaaatATTCTTGACAAGAAGGTGTTAGATAGTTGTAATCAGGTGGTGCCTTTGGCGTCATCCACGTCGCTTTTGCCGCCGGTTAGTTCTTCGAGTAGCGAAGATCGATCTCGAATCGATATGAATGTTTCTCTCAAGAGATCGCCGGATTTTGCAGTGGATCTTAATTCCaag GATGATGTCGACAGCAGTTGCATTGCCGGCGAAGAGAACTCACATTCGTCATCTCTAAGGCCTTTTAAATTTCGAAAACTCGAAGTGAACGAGACAGGCAGACCACAAGGGACCTCAACTGGTTTACGAATCTCAGAGAGGGCACGCAGGATCCGTCGCCTTGGAGACGTGACTGAATCAATCAGAGGAGTTGGAGCTTACGAGTGTGTGGAGTTCGATTTAAATGAGTGTCCTTTTGATCAGCACGAGTAG
- the LOC108213257 gene encoding calcium-binding protein PBP1, producing MASARAGDDFQDMLPTMASKLGGDGLIKELCNGFRLLMDKDRQVITFESLKKNSALLGLQDLRDDELMSMLREGDANGDGVLDEMEFCVLMFRLSPELMQESEVWLEDALQQELGASCFDKTKK from the coding sequence ATGGCTAGTGCAAGAGCTGGGGATGATTTTCAAGACATGTTGCCGACAATGGCTAGCAAGTTGGGGGGTGATGGTTTGATAAAAGAGCTGTGTAATGGGTTCAGATTACTGATGGATAAGGACAGACAAGTGATCACATTTGAGAGCTTGAAGAAGAATTCTGCGTTGCTTGGGCTGCAAGATTTGAGAGATGATGAGCTGATGAGCATGTTGAGAGAAGGAGATGCGAATGGGGACGGAGTGCTTGATGAGATGGAGTTTTGTgttttgatgtttagattaagTCCCGAGTTGATGCAAGAGTCTGAGGTTTGGCTTGAAGATGCTCTGCAGCAAGAGCTTGGTGCTTCTTGCTTtgataaaactaaaaaatag